From Nicotiana tabacum cultivar K326 chromosome 22, ASM71507v2, whole genome shotgun sequence, one genomic window encodes:
- the LOC107822005 gene encoding thiamine-repressible mitochondrial transport protein THI74-like gives MKNQTWRWVLGLVYILTVASIWIAASFVVQSVVDAGVSPFLVTYICNSLFVIYVPLIEIIRFLEDKYGTLLFWQKKKDSSTLQEDSGESEEAILLDDGAEDSSPSGIAEESKLAVADKDLDQSVDTGLDAKGRWTRSRVAKVSLLICPFWFLAQLTFNLSLKYTTVTSNTILSSSSSLFTFLVSLVFLGEIFTWVKLISVLLCMGGTIIVSLGDSKSGSSKVASNPVLGDILALLSSAFYAVYITLIRKKLPDDDGKSGHASMAQFLGFLGLFNLLIFLPIPLVLNFANLEPFNTLTWKQLGLIVGKGMFDNVLSDLLWAKAILLTSTTVATAGLTIQVPLAAIVDTLTGNAPPILDYIGAAAVMVGFAGINIPSDACSVLEEASIELENGKIQSTEQDHLSPR, from the exons ATGAAAAATCAAACTTGGAGATGGGTTTTAGGTTTGGTGTATATATTAACTGTTGCCTCTATTTGGATTGCTGCTAGTTTTGTGGTTCAGTCCGTTGTGGATGCCGGTGTTTCCCCTTTTCTTGTCACGTACATCTGCAATTCTTTGTTCGTTATATACGTTCCCCTTATTGAAATTATACGctttctcgaagataaatatgGGACTTTATTGTTTTGGCAAAAGAAAAAAGACAGCAGCACCTTGCAAGAAGATTCTGGTGAATCAGAGGAGGCTATTCTTCTTGACGACGGAGCTGAGGATTCGAGTCCAAGTGGGATTGCAGAAGAGAGCAAATTGGCTGTTGCTGATAAGGATTTAGATCAAAGTGTTGATACTGGGTTGGACGCAAAAGGGCGTTGGACCCGTTCTAGAGTAGCTAAAGTTAGCTTGTTAATATGCCCTTTTTGGTTTCTAGCACAGCTTACGTTTAATCTATCACTCAAATATACAACTGTTACG TCAAACACCATCTTAAGCAGTTCATCCAGCTTGTTTACGTTTCTGGTGTCTCTTGTATTCTTGGGGGAGATTTTCACTTGGGTGAAGCTGATCAGTGTGCTTCTTTGCATGGGAGGAACAATCATCGTCAGCTTGGGTGACTCAAAATCAGGATCCAGTAAAGTTGCTTCAAACCCTGTTCTTGGAGACATTCTTGCTCTCCTCTCATCCGCTTTTTATGCTGTGTACATAACCCTCATTCGTAAAAAGTTACCTGATGATGATGGAAAAAGTGGTCATGCCAGTATGGCACAGTTTCTTGGATTTTTGGGTTTATTCAACCTGCTGATATTCTTACCCATCCCTCTTGTACTCAACTTTGCTAACCTCGAGCCATTTAATACGCTCACCTGGAAGCAACTTGGCCTAATTGTTGGTAAAG GTATGTTTGACAATGTGCTGAGTGATTTACTGTGGGCCAAGGCTATTCTTTTAACCTCCACAACAGTAGCAACAGCAGGACTCACCATTCAGGTCCCGTTAGCTGCAATCGTGGATACATTGACAGGAAATGCACCCCCAATCTTGGATTACATCGGAGCTGCAGCTGTTATGGTTGGTTTTGCAGGCATTAACATCCCTTCAGACGCATGTTCAGTACTAGAAGAAGCAAGCATTGAACTTGAAAATGGGAAAATCCAGTCCACAGAACAAGATCACCTATCACCAAGGTAG
- the LOC107822016 gene encoding uncharacterized protein LOC107822016: MAEEGHKVSLNVYDLSQGLARQLSTTFLGKAIEGIWHTGVVVYGHEYYFGGGIQHAPAGTTPYGTPIRVVDLGVTHVPKDVFEMYLQEISPRYTAETYSLLTHNCNNFSNEVAQFLVGATIPDDILNLPNEVMNSPMGALIMPMIQQLESTLRANAVPQAPQFRPPTVASASQPMVSGGKSQVGEDKSGSVVKPAKREEKPVGEQQKTPANTAVRDPLGDSRSKVQEEITREFAAIMATGTLRASEAAALATKRVMQRYGHTTAALN, translated from the exons ATGGCTGAG GAGGGTCACAAGGTTTCCTTGAACGTCTATGACTTGAGCCAAGGTTTAGCTCGTCAGTTGTCTACTACATTTTTGGGGAAAGCTATTGAAGGAATATG GCACACAGGAGTGGTGGTTTATGGTCAtgaatattattttggaggtggtATACAACATGCTCCAGCTGGGACGACTCCATATGGGACTCCTATTCGAGTTGTAGACCTTGGTGTCACACACGTACCCAAGGATGtctttgaaatgtatttacaagagaTAAGCCCTCGGTATACTGCAGAGACATATAGTTTGCTAACCCATAACTGCAACAATTTCAGCAATGAGGTTGCTCAATTTTTGGTCGGTGCAACCATTCCAGATGATATTTTGAATCTTCCTAATGAGGTTATGAACAGCCCAATGGGTGCCCTTATAA TGCCCATGATACAACAACTGGAATCAACATTGAGGGCTAACGCAGTTCCTCAAGCACCCCAGTTCAGACCACCTACTGTTGCTTCTGCTTCCCAGCCGATGGTTTCTGGTGGAAAGAGCCAAGTCGGAGAGGATAAATCTGGATCAGTAGTGAAGCCTGCCAAACGTGAAGAAAAACCTGTGGGAGAGCAACAGAAGACACCTGCTAATACTGCTGTGAGGGATCCTCTGGGGGACTCACGAAGCAAGGTACAAGAGGAAATCACCCGTGAATTTGCTGCAATCATGGCAACTGGAACATTGCGTGCAAGTGAGGCTGCTGCTTTAGCAACTAAGAGAGTTATGCAAAGATATGGACACACAACTGCTGCTTTGAACTAA